From Streptomyces sp. Edi4, one genomic window encodes:
- a CDS encoding sensor histidine kinase, whose amino-acid sequence MPSLLPKLPARGAKPDEFPGPPANAHTFLPWLLMGTGAAIDVVRGDVAHPVLGGLGIVAFVVLYALVAYRAFDKPRREERATLVLLGGLGAVTYALGLGYGGSWLLFFPLFSLTCGAVLRDRRLGVVILTLAGSVGVISGIKTGDPWDNMTIAYGTFLSGMVIAALLSLSETVRELRATRQELARTAVEKERLRFSRDLHDLLGHTLSVIVVKSEAARRIAPRDLDAALGQVADIESVGRQALTEIREAVTGYREGSLATELDRARSALGAAEVEPLVRQSGPPLPAQAEALLGWVVREAVTNVVRHSAATRCEIVIEGTPERVLLTITDNGRGVPAAPAPSPRTGGNGLKGLTERLASAGGSLRSGPAPRAGFQVSAELPVDPQDTALDAELSTARE is encoded by the coding sequence ATGCCATCACTGCTGCCGAAGCTGCCCGCGCGGGGAGCCAAGCCCGACGAGTTCCCCGGCCCGCCGGCCAACGCCCACACCTTCCTGCCGTGGCTCCTGATGGGCACCGGCGCCGCGATCGACGTGGTCAGGGGCGATGTGGCCCACCCGGTCCTCGGCGGCCTCGGCATCGTCGCCTTCGTCGTCCTGTACGCGCTGGTCGCCTACCGGGCCTTCGACAAGCCGCGCCGCGAGGAGCGGGCCACCCTGGTCCTGCTCGGCGGGCTCGGCGCCGTCACCTACGCCCTCGGTCTCGGCTACGGCGGTAGCTGGCTGCTCTTCTTCCCGCTGTTCTCCTTGACCTGCGGGGCGGTGCTGCGCGACCGGCGCCTGGGCGTCGTGATCCTCACGCTCGCGGGTTCGGTCGGTGTCATCTCCGGCATCAAGACCGGCGACCCGTGGGACAACATGACCATCGCGTACGGGACGTTCCTGTCCGGCATGGTGATCGCGGCCCTCCTCTCGCTGTCCGAGACCGTGCGCGAACTGCGCGCGACCCGGCAGGAGTTGGCGCGTACCGCCGTGGAGAAGGAGCGCCTGCGTTTCTCCCGCGACCTGCACGACCTGCTGGGCCACACCCTCTCGGTCATCGTGGTGAAGTCGGAGGCCGCCCGCCGGATCGCGCCGCGCGACCTGGACGCGGCGCTCGGCCAGGTCGCCGACATCGAGTCGGTCGGCCGCCAGGCGCTCACCGAGATCCGCGAGGCCGTCACCGGCTACCGCGAGGGCAGCCTCGCCACCGAACTCGACCGGGCCCGCTCGGCGCTCGGCGCCGCCGAAGTGGAGCCGCTGGTACGCCAGTCGGGCCCGCCGCTGCCCGCGCAGGCCGAGGCGCTGCTGGGCTGGGTGGTCCGCGAGGCCGTCACCAACGTCGTACGCCACAGCGCCGCGACGCGCTGCGAGATCGTGATCGAGGGCACGCCGGAGCGGGTGCTCCTGACGATCACCGACAACGGCAGGGGCGTCCCGGCCGCGCCCGCCCCGTCGCCCCGGACCGGCGGCAACGGGCTGAAGGGCCTGACCGAACGGCTGGCCTCGGCGGGCGGCTCCCTGCGGTCGGGCCCCGCGCCCCGCGCCGGTTTCCAGGTCAGCGCCGAACTCCCGGTGGACCCGCAGGACACGGCGCTGGACGCCGAACTGAGTACGGCGCGGGAGTGA
- a CDS encoding ABC transporter permease produces the protein MIEYIKLEMRRTLRDASFVIFGIGMPVLMYLLFTNIGGSGNGDDWKVQSMIGMAAYGALGAALGVGTGVASDKSIGWLRQLRIAPLAPAKVVTGRAISGSVTVLPGILAVFLAGALVDGVRLDAWQWAALTLLLWLGALPFTMLGLGNGYRLSAQATGVVNVACLMGLAILGGLWFPVTAFPGWLRRIAEYTPTHRFADLGWSTSRGHAPGVATIALMAAWLVVFGSYAVVSYRRSARTV, from the coding sequence ATGATCGAGTACATCAAGCTGGAGATGCGGCGCACCCTGCGGGACGCGTCATTCGTGATCTTCGGCATCGGGATGCCCGTCCTGATGTATCTGCTCTTCACCAACATCGGCGGGTCCGGCAACGGCGACGACTGGAAGGTCCAGTCGATGATCGGCATGGCGGCCTACGGCGCGCTGGGCGCCGCCCTCGGCGTCGGGACCGGGGTCGCGTCCGACAAGTCGATCGGGTGGCTGCGCCAGCTGCGGATCGCCCCGCTCGCCCCGGCGAAGGTGGTGACCGGGCGGGCCATCAGCGGCTCGGTGACCGTCCTGCCCGGCATCCTCGCCGTGTTCCTGGCCGGCGCGCTGGTCGACGGGGTGCGCCTGGACGCCTGGCAGTGGGCCGCGCTCACGCTGCTGCTCTGGCTCGGGGCGCTGCCCTTCACGATGCTGGGCCTCGGCAACGGCTACCGGCTCTCCGCGCAGGCCACCGGCGTCGTGAACGTGGCCTGCCTGATGGGCCTCGCGATCCTCGGCGGCCTGTGGTTCCCCGTCACCGCCTTCCCCGGCTGGCTGCGTAGGATCGCCGAGTACACTCCGACCCACCGCTTCGCCGACCTCGGCTGGTCCACCTCGCGGGGCCACGCCCCCGGGGTTGCCACCATCGCCCTGATGGCGGCCTGGCTGGTGGTCTTCGGTTCGTACGCCGTGGTCTCCTACCGCCGGTCCGCTCGGACCGTGTGA